From Cervus elaphus chromosome 33, mCerEla1.1, whole genome shotgun sequence, the proteins below share one genomic window:
- the ASNSD1 gene encoding asparagine synthetase domain-containing protein 1 has product MCGICCAVSFSVEHFSKDLKEDLLCNLKRRGPNSSKQLLRSSVNYQCLFSGHVLHLRGVLTAQPVEDERGNVFLWNGEVFSGIKVEAEENDTQIMFHYLSSCKNESDILSLFSKVQGPWSFIYYQASSHSLWFGRDFFGRRSLLWHFSNLGKSFCLSSVGTQASGVADQWQEVPASGIFRIDLKSVSISQSVVLKLYPWKCNSGGDDIRECVNSLTEISAALPTFVLVAANEAKLYLKEPVVPLNMVLPQAAFETHCSSISRSPLTRETLQVFLTDRHTKEVVQQFIDVLSIAVKRRVLCLPRDEKLTPGEVLKTSNRKANVAVLFSGGIDSMVIAALADHHIPLDEPIDLLNVAFMTKEKTIPVNFNKKGRKQKNHCEMPSEEFSGSAAAAAAASPGEQFSVPDRVTGRAGLKELHAASPSRTWNFVEINVSLEELQRLRRTRISHLIQPLDTVLDDSIGCAVWFASRGAGWLVTQDGAQPYHSRAKVVLTGIGADEQLAGYSRHRARFLTHGLEGLNEEIAMELGRISSRNLGRDDRVISDHGKEARFPFLDENVVSFLNSLPVWEKANLTLPRGIGEKLILRLAAVELGLTASALLPKRAMQFGSRIAKMEKNNEKASDKCERLQIISLENLSVEKLDIS; this is encoded by the exons ATGTGTGGCATTTGTTGTGCAGTAAGCTTTTCTGTTGAGCATTTTAGCAAAGATTTGAAAGAGGATTTACTGTGTAATCTTAAACGACGGGGGCCCAATAGTAGTAAACAGTTGTTAAGGTCCAGTGTTAACTACCAGTGTTTATTCTCTGGCCATGTCCTTCACTTAAGAGGTGTGTTGACTGCCCAGCCTGTGGAAGATGAAAGAGGCAATGTATTCCTGTGGAATGGAGAAGTCTTTAGTGGGATCAAGGTTGAAGCCGAAGAGAATGATACTCAAATCATGTTTCATTATCTTTCCTCTTGTAAGAATGAATCTGATATTTTGTCACTCTTCTCAAAAGTCCAGGGTCCTTGGTCTTTTATATATTATCAAGCATCTAGCCATTCTTTATGGTTTGGTAGGGACTTTTTTGGTCGTCGTAGCTTGCTTTGGCATTTTAGTAACTTGGGCAAGAGTTTCTGCCTCTCTTCAGTTGGCACCCAAGCATCTGGAGTGGCTGATCAGTGGCAGGAAGTTCCAGCATCTGGAATTTTCAGAATTGATCTCaagtctgtttccatttcccagtctgttgttttaAAGTTGTATCCTTGGAAATGCAATTCTGGGGGGGATGATATCAGAGAATGTGTTAATAGCCTGACTGAGATTTCAGCagccttgccaacatttgtcTTGGTGGCAGCAAATGAAGCCAAACTGTATCTTAAAGAACCTGTTGTCCCTTTAAATATGGTATTGCCACAAGCTGCATTTGAGACGCATTGCAGCAGCATTTCCAGGAGTCCGCTGACAAGAGAGACCCTTCAGGTCTTTCTTACTGATCGACACACGAAGGAAGTAGTTCAGCAGTTCATTGACGTCCTGAGTATCGCAGTCAAGAGACGTGTCTTGTGTTTACCTAGGGATGAAAAGCTGACACCAGGCGAAGTTTTGAAAACTAGTAATAGGAAAGCAAATGTTGCAGTTCTGTTTTCTGGAGGGATAGATTCCATGGTCATTGCAGCACTTGCTGACCATCATATTCCTTTAGATGAACCAATTGATCTTCTCAATGTGGCTTTCATGACTAAAGAAAAGACCATACCAgttaattttaacaaaaaagggagaaaacagaaaaatcattgTGAGATGCCCTCTGAGGAATTCTCCGGAagcgctgctgctgccgccgctgccAGCCCTGGGGAACAGTTCAGTGTACCAGATCGAGTCACAGGAAGGGCGGGACTGAAAGAACTGCACGCTGCCAGCCCATCGCGGACTTGGAATTTTGTTGAAATTAATGTTTCTCTAGAAGAACTGCAAAGATTAAGAAGAACTCGAATATCGCACTTAATCCAGCCCTTGGATACAGTCCTGGATGATAGCATTGGCTGTGCAGTCTGGTTTGCTTCCCGAGGAGCTGGCTGGTTAGTGACCCAGGATGGAGCACAGCCGTATCACAGCCGTGCGAAG GTGGTTCTCACTGGAATTGGTGCAGATGAGCAGCTTGCGGGTTATTCTCGTCATCGGGCCCGCTTCCTGACACATGGGCTGGAAGGACTGAATGAGGAAATTGCGATGGAGCTGGGTCGAATTTCTTCTAGAAATCTTGGTCGTGATGATAGAGTTATCAGTGATCATGGAAAAGAAGCAAG ATTTCCTTTCCTGGATGAAAATGTTGTCTCCTTTCTAAATTCCCTACCAGTCTGGGAAAAGGCAAACTTGACTTTACCCCGTGGAATTGGTGAAAAACTAATTTTGCGTCTTGCAGCAGTGGAACTTGGTCTAACAGCCTCTGCTCTTCTGCCAAAGCGGGCCATGCAATTTGGATCCAGAAttgcaaaaatggaaaagaataatgaaaaggcaTCTGATAAATGTGAAAGACTCCAAATCATCTCCTTAGAAAACCTTTCTGTTGAAAAACTAGATATTTCATAG
- the ASDURF gene encoding ASNSD1 upstream open reading frame protein translates to MPSRGERPEDGAGVVPAESSTPHKEELSSKIKEQKVVVDELSNLKKNRKVYRQQQNSNIFFLADRTEMLSESKNILDELRKEYQEIENSEKTKIKK, encoded by the exons ATGCCCAGCCGAGGTGAGCGACCCGAGGACGGCGCTGGGGTCGTCCCTGCTGAGAGCTCGACCCCGCACAAGGAGGAGCTCAGCAGCAAG ATTAAAGAACAAAAAGTAGTTGTGGATGAACTTTCTAACCTGAAGAAGAACAGG AAAGTATATAGGCAGCAACAGAACAGCAACATATTCTTTCTTGCAGACCGAACAGAaatgctttctgaaagcaaaa ATATATTGGATGAGCTGAGGAAAGAAtatcaagaaatagaaaactcAGAGAAAACCAAAATCAAGAAATAG